A stretch of Paludisphaera borealis DNA encodes these proteins:
- a CDS encoding YkgJ family cysteine cluster protein, which produces MTPEPDSPPRTITANVNLNLSGTPVEAKITVPVAPFPLPMLLPTFRSLAETIIEHAVEDTKSEGLTISCRSGCGACCRQLVPSSEVEARLIHDLVVDFPEPRRARVLSRFAEARRRLDEAGLLEMLLRPEAFSDDQLRPFALDYFKQGIPCPFLEDESCSIYEERPIACREYLVTSPAEHCAQPSPETVHCVKLAAKVSRAVNRIGQDPTSRFVRWVPLVLAFEWAEGHPHDLPPRPGPEWLREFFEHLTGSEIPAPAAADPPTERIELDAEGTARAPG; this is translated from the coding sequence ATGACTCCCGAGCCCGACTCCCCCCCGCGGACCATCACGGCCAACGTGAACCTGAACCTCTCGGGCACTCCGGTGGAGGCGAAGATCACGGTCCCCGTGGCGCCGTTTCCGCTCCCCATGCTGTTGCCGACGTTCCGGTCGTTGGCGGAGACGATCATCGAGCATGCGGTGGAGGACACGAAGTCGGAGGGGCTGACGATCTCCTGTCGGAGCGGCTGCGGGGCGTGCTGCCGGCAGCTCGTGCCGAGCAGTGAAGTCGAGGCCCGCCTGATCCATGATCTGGTGGTAGACTTCCCCGAGCCCCGGCGCGCGAGGGTCCTGTCCCGCTTCGCCGAGGCGCGTCGCCGCCTTGATGAGGCCGGACTGCTCGAGATGCTGCTCAGGCCCGAGGCCTTCTCCGACGATCAGTTGCGGCCGTTCGCTCTGGACTATTTCAAACAGGGCATCCCCTGTCCGTTCCTTGAGGACGAGTCGTGCTCGATCTACGAGGAACGACCGATCGCCTGTCGTGAATACCTCGTGACCTCGCCGGCTGAGCACTGCGCGCAACCGTCCCCCGAGACAGTGCACTGCGTGAAGCTGGCGGCGAAGGTCTCCAGGGCCGTGAACCGGATCGGTCAAGATCCTACGAGTCGGTTCGTCCGCTGGGTCCCCCTCGTCCTGGCGTTCGAGTGGGCGGAGGGCCACCCCCATGACCTTCCTCCCCGCCCCGGGCCGGAATGGCTTCGCGAGTTCTTCGAGCACCTGACCGGCAGCGAGATTCCCGCGCCCGCCGCGGCCGACCCGCCCACAGAACGCATCGAACTCGACGCGGAAGGGACGGCGAGAGCGCCCGGATAG